From Malaya genurostris strain Urasoe2022 chromosome 2, Malgen_1.1, whole genome shotgun sequence:
tcaaaaatattatcgagaagttcggtaagacccttttacatgaaggatttgccccgatccggtaggaaaacgggtcccagccagcccggccgggacttaaaagtggttgagtacatcagaaaacccatcggcgtcgacgcgggatttggccaagcagttcaacaccagcattgggatgattcaacggatcaaagttcggaactccctgaaaacgtacaagaaacaaaaggtgccgaaaaaatccctggtacagcaagttcaggccaaaataagagcacgaaaactgtataaccggattctacagaataaattcggatgcatcctgatcgacgacaaaACGGACGGCGCtgtccggaccgcaatattatacgaaatcggtgtaccaggacctggacgacgctgacaccacggtggcgatgaaaaagtttgggcagaaggtgttagtctggcaagcaatttgtacctgtggtttgcggtcgtcgattttcttcacgaagggcacaattaacgccaaggtgtacgaggaagaatgtttgaagaagagaatgctgccactgtacagaaagcattagGCTCcacctctcttctggccggatttggcttcagcctactgcgccaactccgttctacagtggttgtcaaaaaataatgtacaattcgtgggaaaggacatcaacccaccgaactacccggatcttcggccaattcaaaggtattgggcaattgtcaagcggcactttcggaaggaaggtacagtgtcccaaaacatgcaggagttcaaaaaaaaattggacagctgccaccaggaaagtcacaaaagtaaatgTGCGGAATTTAataaagaatgtcaagtccaaagtgcgagcgtttcccagaaactaggattttcttcaaaataatcagtgaaatgcataaaaatgtaatttttctacaatatatcgaaaactgatgtcaaaatatgtttttttttcgcttttttattcaataatcaatgttgctaactacttttcgatacacacaATCATTCACATCCTTATTcccaaaacttaatttttgttttttttcgtggCACCTTGTGGGTCACATGCCTATTACTGTTTAGATTTCAAATGCTTTCTTTTTTGTCTCTTACACAAGTAAAACTCGAAAAATTACTTTCGGGCGAGCACCTGGAAATAAATTTACAGTGTTGTCATACATACGTTACAAAAAAACCCATCTAAGGCAGAACTTTTCTCTATTACCCAATGAAAAGACAGACTGAAATTATGactgataaaataaaataaaaaatataaaagaaaaCGAAATCCAAAAACTGACGTCAAAAGTTCTCAGAGGCAGTTACAAATCGTTCTGGGAAATCGctctgccaactgaactactgtggatgtgatgATACACAACTCAGAAGACTTTTCGGTAGCAAAGGAACTTGGTATTTGATCTGACTGTTCACGGCCGGTTTAGTTCACATTTTAGTAGACCCCCTGTGGTATAATTTCGCACACAAAAACTTATTGCATATCTCTTTAATTCGCCGGTTGAGCAATTGTGTGTTAGATTTATTGTGGCTCTACCCAATGTTTGATCGATAGGATCTTGAAAGAACAATTACTTTCTACCGCGTTAACTGTAAAATGATGATTCGATTGTCggagaattttaaaatttttttctacttgGTCGACAGTAGAACGAATATTTTATTCGAAATGGGCATTCGACCAGAAAAGTTTGGGAAACCCTGACTTTATGAACAAAATGATTTAGATCAGGCAAATTTTTATGGGAGATGATTTATTGCTCATGAATTCTCCTCAcaaaatcatcagtaataggcaTGATCTCATTAGAACACATTTTCTGTTTCATGATTTctcaatcatggtaccggcaatggatttataCCCGTGTATGGATTCGACAGTAGTTGGGGTTGGAACTGGGTTAGTTGTGGCTTCAAGCGAAATTCACATGAATATGTGAGAATGTGTCACCCAAACCGAAgtaagtaaggagtgtatcgaaaataagctatccacaaattttccttcaaattatgataaaaaacgatattttattcaaactaaaaattgatccaacttgagcataatgaaaaccggacgaaatttaagttattccttcatgaaTTTTCGAGCTTttaatcgaacgctcttcatcaagttccggacaagtgtagcatcgcattttttggacgcatgagcccaatttttttaagtcctgcatgttcccagctgccttaccaatcttcttgaaaaccctcttcacgattgcccagttacgttcgatgggtcgaagctgagggcaatttggtggattgatatttttctcaaccaaatttatacccttttccgcaagccaattgaaagtggcttttgcatagtgagccgacgataaatccggccaaaacagtggaggtgtagtatgcttcttatataaaggcaggaatctcttctagagacactcagatcgatagatttctgtttTAATAGATCCGGTagtgtgaaaaatggttgacttcaaaccacaggaacatattgcttgccataccagtacctttcgaccgaatttttccacttaaatcgacctgtccgcatcgctcacatcctccccaacgacgacagtaaagtattgtggacctggaagggtttttgagtcctcctttacgtaagtctcatcgtccatcaaaacgcatgcatccggacactgcaaaagacgcgaatacaatttccgggccattgttgctgctcgcttcttctgttctacactttcatTCCGACacacgttcctgcttttttggccaaatcaggtattgacattgatttgttcttcatgattagagatacctctttctggtccagtttcgggttggaagaatcgGGTTTTCTGCCCTTTCCTGCTAGCTCGTCCAAAAaaaagtgttccccaaacttattaatgatggttctaccactggcatgatgaattccaagccgcttcgccaattttcgcattgaaatccccttctcacttagccatatgtccagaaccttaattttcacttccttttcaatacgcgatatttggaaaacgcagaatttcaattgcacaaacaagtgaacaaaaggaaactgacagccaaacgcacagcatgctgtgatctgagcttaaaaaccatcacaaatatatGCGTACAGcataaatgtatgtggatagcttattttcgatacactccttagaaccTGATTTAGGAACCTGTTGATTACTGTAATTGTTctctagcggttcaagttgaagtcGCATTAAATATAAAACGAAATGAAAAGATTAAGATGTATTTgaaaaatgtaaatgtaaatagATTCAAGGAATGAAAAGGTTGTAAAAGAAATACcgaaaactggaaaattttcCCGAGGCACCCCCAAAACATTTCGAATAAATCCTCCGAACTCAAAACAGTGCAGTGCgctgaaaaataaatatttgtatTATCAGCAACAGCCAATTGTGCAGTGGTATAACGTATAAAATCCGCATCATTTGACTGCTAATCAGATTGAGCTGCCGACATCCGGAGCATTGCTGCATTGAAACCTAGCTGCAAATATATCGCGCTGATTATCCGATGTCACAAACAAAAAACGACAGGAGGCATGATGTCCTCTCAGTTTCCCCCCGAATGACACACATAGAGACGCGCATTGTCACATTCACGGCAGTATAATCTGGCAGCCTAGAGTAACAAAACGCCACTGGTTATCTCAGTTCTATAATCTTCAAACACGTTTTCGGTTCTAATTCGAGCACGCATCAACTGATAAACAGAATGAACCGACAGGCGTCACTTATGCGGCTCGGATTTGACAGCCCTCCGTACAGGCATCGgaacaaaataaaaaccgaGCAAACCACCCTGGAGTCAACGAGGTCACGTCGTTGTTCGGTTCTAATTTTTTCGCAACATCACTAAACCCCGCAAACACTTGAGGGCAGGCAAAAATCCGCCATGCAAACGGAAGTGGTTTATATCAATATTGATTTTGCGGATTGTGTACCTTCGGTAGTTAACGGTGTTTGACCTGGTTaaatttttcatcaaatttTTTACCCGATCAACACGGGATCAATATTTCAGCCTGCATTCAATTGAGCACGACTCGCAATTGAAACTTTATGAATCAAATTATTAAACGTTGTTGCGAAGTTTGCCAAAGCATGCCAAAGACGGCTGCCGGCGGAACagcaaaaaacaacaacaacaacaacagcagggaTCAAATGCACCGATCCTTCCGTTGGAACGGTAGCCGGTAAGGGGGAAGAACAAAGCggattgaaaaaaactaaatcCTGCGCGCATAAAAACGCGGATTCCGATTTCGACCCGTTTGATGGCAGCGGAGTGCGCTTATACAGAAAGGCAAAGTTGAAACGCGAGATTCGAGCACGTGCGCGCATTCGATTGCAGTCGACTTCGGAAGGCACCGGCGGTAGCCGTTAACGGGGGGTGAAATAATACTCGCTATGCTGTTTATGTTGCACCGAAcgcgaaagtttttttttctctcgcagTGGTGGGTcattaaaagaaaattaatcTGTAAATTATGATCGCCCTTAATCCGGAATTATGTGTTTTATTGGCGAGAACGTTTCACTATTTTAGGGATGTTGGAACACCATCTGATACCGATAGGTAgagaccgtttttttttcttcttctgtctAGGATAACAAGGGGCAttgattgtttttgtttcatttatttaaaatttatacCACCGGTAGTCACATAATTTGGAATCAGCTTCACAGACTTCCAATAATTTAGAGCTTCGTAACATCAACTGAGCTTCACGCGTGCAATTTCTACGGAGGGCCTTTTATCCATTTTCTCGGCcatcaactgtttattgaactgaaaataatggtcggACTTCAGTAACAATTCGGATCGGAATTCAACAAACCTTACAATTGTGGCCACGTAAATTAGGTGATTGAGTCGCTCATCCGCTAGGGCCGCCAAAGGTTCTCTAGTTGCTGCCAAAGAATCGGTCAGCTTTTCCAAATTCATCTGTAGGCAATCGGCCCGCACCAGAGCCAAAACACCAAGAAATTTCCACAGATTACTTCCACTCTGGGTCGCCTCGTCGATCACCCGACGTGCAATGATACGTGTTTCGTCCAGTTTGCTGGCTGCCAGATGATGTCGACACATTTCGTGGTAGAGAAAAGCCCTCTCGATGGAGTAACCGGAGTAAGGAACTCGTTTTTCCAGACGCGTTATGCGATTCCTTACGAATGAAACGACACATTTCAGAAACATCAATTCCTACTCTACGTAATCATACTCTTACTTATAAGCTATGTAACCGTAGTCGGGAGCAGCCGGATCCCGGTAGGTAGATTTGTCACCAAAAATCGGGATAACCACTTCATCGTCTTCTTTGATCAGCGGTAAATTAAACAGTATCAGTAGTCTATCCTTCAATGGTTCATCCATCAAGGTTGGAGGAATCTGGAAGCTGTCCACAATGGCTAGCCCGGCCAGATTACAAACTTCATTGATAAACTTGTAGCGGTCGGGAAATACGCGAACAGTTTTGATCTGATAGTAGTTCCAAAGTGTATCTCCAATGTACTCCAACAAATCGATCATCTGACCTCGTTTCCTTAGCTCTCGCATACGTTTCAATTGATTGTTTGCCTCTCGGTAGGTTGTGTAGCGATGTTTCAAAATGTTACCCATCGTGTAGGAATCAGCCTTCTCCATTGTACCAAACCTGTTCGAGCGATAAGTAGCAAATGGAGTTCTCGATTGTAAGCTCATCACAGCCGCATCCACTCGTTTGAAGCACTTTTCGACCGTGTCCGATAAAACCTTGGAACTCTCCTTCGCCTCGGCTAAATTGACGACCTTCTCCCAGGCTCCATCTTTGCGCAGCGAATTTAAAAACATCAAATCCTTCCACCCACGGTTCAAGTAAACTTGACCTaacattttaagatttttttcctGGCGTTTCTTTTCTCTAATGTGAGGATGTTTGATGACCAACTCGAGCACACTCATAACGTCGCACTCACCACGATCTCGTTTCACCTTCCACGCGGGTTTCGCATTATCCTGCTCGCCTAGTTTACGTTCACCCGCGATCCTCTTAAACCGATGACGCTGTCGATACAAGCAAGGTCCCGCACGATCACCCAAGATATTCTCGTAGTTTCGAACTCCCAGCTGAATCTCATCTTCCATATCCTTCAGTCTGTGCCCGACGAAGTGACGTTTCCGGTTGGAAGCCACTTTCACGTGCTCCTCGAATTGATCCAGTTCGAACAGTGCCCGACATTCCTGTAGTGAACAGGGAAAATCCTCTCCTCGGGGATCCGACTCTTCCCGTACGACGGCAAGCCCTCGGCGAACACTGGCGAGAGCATCCGTCAAGTCGGAATTTTGGAAGTGAGCCAAACTTTTGCGAAAGTGACAATCGATCGCTTCCGGATTGGCCGTCACGGCTTTACCTAAGTTACCGACAGCCGCCCGGTACTGGCCCTGCCGGATGTAGTGACTTCCCAGCTCACGAAAAATCATGTGCTGCACATTTTCCGGCCAGGAAAGCTCCAAGTGGGACATTTTCGATGTGTTGTGGTTTTGACGTTTGGTGCGGTTTGTGAAAGTGGTTGCTGCGATTGTTGTTCGATACGCGTCACTAGTTTAAAAAGCGAACATAATCTGTACTACCGTTCTACGCATAACTGTACCGACGACAcaacctgccactcgctttgcAAAACTGTattgcaaatttaactacccctcagtaactcgtaatgtgaaaatgaagtcttctgaaaaatattttaaattggcaaCCCAGACCGACAAGCTGTTGTTGTTCGAATAACAGTTACCGTAACCGGCAGTAACAGTTACCGGCTTCTATAATTTAAAGATCTAGTAGAAACGAGTCCTGGTGTCATGTACAGAGCAAAATTATGTTGACCTAACATGATTAAATGATTGAAGTGGTAAATCAATTGCAATAGTAAGCAAAACACTATAGCTCGTGCAGGGACTTCGACAGAAAAATGACGACTTGCTGCTAATCAAGAGTGGTATATTACGAATGAAGCTGCCACTATATTTTGGCTGGGCTGCTACCAAAAAAAGGTGCTAAATCGTGGTGAAATCTTTGATgtaaaaatgtataaaatgcTGGAGAAATCTTTAAAGTGGAGGGTACTTGAACAACTTTCGAGCCCACCAAAATTAATCATCCATACTGTTTCTGCCCGACTTTCGATAGTAAATTGAAATTTAGAACAGGAGCTAATATGCTAGGACTCTCAtggaaaaactactcgaaatttTGGTTTTAGTTGCATCAATAATTTGGTAAGAAACACACAGGAGTAAAAAATTCTTGATCTTTGACCTGCTTTCAACAGAAATAgtaattattgaataaaaagcgaaaaaaacatattttgattttgaacgatatattgtagaaaaattacatttttatacatttcactgattatattgaagaaaatcctagtttctgtgaaacgctcgcactttggacttgacattcttcattaaattctgcacagttgcttttgtgactttcctggtggcagccgttcagtttttttaactcctgcatgttttgggacactgtaccttccttccgaaagtgccgcttgacaattgcccaatacctttcaattggccgaagatccgagcagttcggtgggttgatgtccttttccacgaattgtgcattatttttgacaaccactgtagaacggagttggcgtagtgggctgaagccaaatccggccagaagagaggaggagccttatgctttctgtacagtggcagcattctcttcttcaaacattcttcctcgtataccttggcgttaattgtgcccttcgtgaaaaaaaatcgacgatctcaaaccacaggtacaaattgcttgccagaccaacaccttctgcccaaacttttccatcgccaccgtggtgtcagcgtcgtccaggtcctggtacaccgatttcgtataatattgcggtccgggtagCGCTCGAaaatcttccttggcgtaggttacgtcgtcgatcaggatgcatctgtctttattctgtacaatccggttatacagttttcgcgctcttgttttggcctgaacttgctgtaccagggacttttccggtaccttctgtttcttgtacgttttcagggagttccgaactttgatccgttaaatcatcccgatgctggtgttgaactgcttggccaaatcccgcgtcgacgccgatgggtttttcctgatgtactcgacaccttttaagtcccggccgggctggctgggacccgttttcctaccggatcggggaaaatctttcatggaaagggtcttattgaacttctcgataatatttttgacactggtgtggtgcactttcacccgttttgcaatttcgtttccggatcaattcgactcatcattgaaacgataagttgtaccgaaaccaatcgattgcgcagctgttattgacatgtaaacatacatgtcaccgcaaaacacgctgcagaaaattaagccatttcagagtaataaatgtttgaatgttgctaactacttatcgatacactccttatgtgtcgtttatttaatagttgctctgatgattttgattttcatctatcCCAAAATGCAATAAAGCGATTGTTCCGTGATTATTTATCTATCTAGTTGTAGAGCTAGGGCAATTTCACAAGCGAATATTATACATATAATTTGAAATGTAATTTAGTGTAATGGAAGTTTTATATTGTACCATTTGGATATTGTAATCTGTTTGtagaaaagatgaggaggttttatgccttttgGAGAGAGATTATAaatttcatccacctagtggtgtaatgatgcctttctcatatgaatcataccatcatatataatactatggtattcttcaaaacaattctcctAGTTTCATgaaggaataaccggaatcgctttgtttggccgtctactgataatgacaaccgattggagcagttttgatgttgatttagaatttttacacgtattttgtttcttccctttaagtgatggtataaaattttaagcCCTCTTTACgctataattccggagccggaagtcggatccggataaaattcaggaattctgtatggcaccacagaacctttcatttgaatctaagtttgtgaaaatcggtcaaattatcgctgagaaaagtaagttagATCCACttgggaaaatatgaccactatttccggtgcctccggAATTGGAAACCAGAAACcatgatagccggaatcagtgtttttggctgtctactgataatgactatcaaatggagtagttttgaggtcagttttgaaaatctttcaagtgtttttttcgCCCATTTATGTGatggtttaaaaattttaactcactttatcctataattccgaaactggaaataggatcctgataaaattcagaagttttgtattttAATCATccgacctttaatttaaatctaagtttgtaaaaatcggttacgccatctTTAAGAAAAAACAGTTtacttattttaaattttttcacatTCTGCCCCattactccgaaaccggaagtcttatccaaacaaaattcaaacattttgtatgggatcataaaacctttcattcgaGTCTCAGATtatgaaaaccggttcagccgtttctaagaaattggagtgatttccggtttgaagtacacgatcactttttttgtacttccggaatcaggaacgaagatccggtatacctaaaatcaatgtatttggtcatcaactaaccaaatctgtccaattcaagaattatacagctatttaaatatatttgattgaaatttcTGTGACGTGTATAAAAACACgtcgatgaaaatgaaatttttataccgagagaaagagagagacatttgctcagttcgtcgagttgagtcgaatggtatatgacattcggtctaTGTAGTAGTGGAGAACTTCGCACAATCCTAATCACGAGAACGttaatattgtcgtcgacgaacattcttcaaccgaatgagcagttgaagattgtcctcgatgataggagaatttaatttagtttgagctttgagaaCTGAAAGATTTTTAGCTTCGATaacataatgattcaaattatcaattgctgtgtcgatgtccgcagaattttctaaaatagtttcatgacccacatgattttcaatgtgagatttgTAATCCAGcgaattagctctatgatagttgaatatagaactaattggattaattatagcttcgttggaaagtctgaatgttacaggaagatgatctgagtcaaagtcagcatgtgtaatcggttcactacaaatgtgactttgatccgttagaaccagatcaattgtagacggggttttcacggaagagaaacaagtaggattactgggatgaagaactgtgaagtaaccagctgagagttgattgtatagtattttaccattactgttattttgcctacaattccactgga
This genomic window contains:
- the LOC131431284 gene encoding uncharacterized protein LOC131431284 — its product is MSHLELSWPENVQHMIFRELGSHYIRQGQYRAAVGNLGKAVTANPEAIDCHFRKSLAHFQNSDLTDALASVRRGLAVVREESDPRGEDFPCSLQECRALFELDQFEEHVKVASNRKRHFVGHRLKDMEDEIQLGVRNYENILGDRAGPCLYRQRHRFKRIAGERKLGEQDNAKPAWKVKRDRGECDVMSVLELVIKHPHIREKKRQEKNLKMLGQVYLNRGWKDLMFLNSLRKDGAWEKVVNLAEAKESSKVLSDTVEKCFKRVDAAVMSLQSRTPFATYRSNRFGTMEKADSYTMGNILKHRYTTYREANNQLKRMRELRKRGQMIDLLEYIGDTLWNYYQIKTVRVFPDRYKFINEVCNLAGLAIVDSFQIPPTLMDEPLKDRLLILFNLPLIKEDDEVVIPIFGDKSTYRDPAAPDYGYIAYKNRITRLEKRVPYSGYSIERAFLYHEMCRHHLAASKLDETRIIARRVIDEATQSGSNLWKFLGVLALVRADCLQMNLEKLTDSLAATREPLAALADERLNHLIYVATIFNKQLMAEKMDKRPSVEIARVKLS